The Streptomyces sp. ICC1 DNA window GCTGTGGCGCGAGCTGGCCGTACGTCGTCCTGCGCGTGATCCTGCCGAACCTGCGGGCCGCCCTGGCCGGAGCCGCCTTCCTCACGCTGGCGCTGGTCCTCGGCGAGTTCACCATCGCCTCGCTGCTCGGCTTCCAGCCCTTCGCCGTGTGGATCGTCTCGATCTCCGGAGCGCACGCCCGCATGTCGGTGGCCGTGTCCGTCCTCAGCCTCCTCATCACCTGGCTGCTGCTGCTCCTCCTCTCCCGGGCCGGCACCACCCCCGCCACCGTGTCCCCCGGACCGGCCGTCTCCCGTACCTCCCGTACCTCCCGCACCTCCGGCAAGGAGTCCTGACCCGCATGTCCCTCACCCTTCCCGAGGCCAGGAAGCCCGCGGACGGCGAAGCCGCCCCCGCCGGCGCGCGCGTCGAATTCCGCGGACTGCGCCGGGCGTTCGGCTCCACCGTCGCCCTCGACGGACTCGACCTCACCATCGAGCCCGGCGAACTCGTCGCCCTGCTCGGCCCGTCGGGCTGCGGCAAGACCACCGCGCTGCGCGTCGTCGCCGGATTCGAGCAGCCCGACTCCGGCGAAGTCCTCCTCGACGGCGAGGACATCACGCGCGTCCCGGCCAACCGCCGCGACGCCGGGATGGTGTTCCAGTCGTACAGCCTCTTCCCGAACCTCAGCGCCCGCGACAACGTCGCCTTCGGACTGCGGGTCCGCAAGGTCGGCGCCGCGCAGCGCCGCGAGCGCGCCGCCGAACTCCTCGACCTGGTCGGCCTGCCCGACCACGGCGACCGCTACCCGCACCAGATGTCCGGCGGCCAGCAGCAGCGCGTCGCGCTCGCCCGCGCCCTGGCCCTGCGCCCCCGGGTCCTGCTGCTCGACGAGCCGCTCTCCGCGCTGGACGCGAAGGTACGGGCCAACCTGCGCGAGGAGATCCGCAGGCTGCAGCTCTCGCTGGGCATCACCACCGTGTTCGTCACGCACGACCAGGAGGAGGCCCTGTCCATGGCCGACCGGGTCGCCGTGCTCAACGCGGGCCGCCTCGAACAGTGCGCCGCGCCCGCCGAGCTCTACGAGCGGCCCGCCACGCCCTTCGTCGCCGAGTTCGTCGGCACCATGAACCGGCTCCCCGGCCGGCTGACCGGCTCCGGGCTGGTCGAAGCGGCCGGCTCCCGGCTGCCGGTGGACGGCCCCGTGCCCTCCTCCCCGGACGTCGAGGTCCTCGTACGCCCCGAGAACATCACGGTGGCGGCCGACGAGGCGGGCACGGCCACCGTCGCCTCGGCCTCCTTCTTCGGCTCGGTGACCCGCCTCCACCTGGATCTGGCGGACGGCACGCGCGTCAAGGCCGACCTGCCCTCGCGCGACGCCGGAGCCCTGGTTCCGGGCGCCCGGGCGGCCGTGGGCCTGGCCGAGCGGCCCGTCCTGGTCGTCGCGCGGACCGCCTCGTGAACGACCTCGCCGCCGTCCTCTTCGACATGGACGGCACCCTCGTGGACACCGAGACGCTGTGGTGGCTGACCACCGAGGAGATCGCGGCGGGCCTCGGCCACGCGCTGACGGACACGGACGCGCCCGAGGTGGTCGGCCGAGCGGTGGAGGACACCGCGGCGCACCTCGTCCGGGTGGCCCGCGCCGGCGACCCGGCCGCGGTGGCCCGCGCCCTGACCGGGAGCTTCTTCCGCCGGGTCGAGGCGGGCGCGCCGATGCGGCCCGGGGCGCAGGCCCTGTTGACGGCCCTCGAACGGGAAGGCGTGCCGTTCGCGCTGGTCAGCGCCTCACCGCGGGTGGTCGTCGACTCGGTCGTCGGGGGCTCGCTCGCGCACGTGCCCTTCGCCTTCACGTTGTCGGCCGACGACACGGCCCGGACGAAGCCGCACCCGGAGCCCTACCGGACCGCCGCCGCTCGGCTCGGCGCGCCGCCGCGGGCCTGCGTGGCGGTCGAGGACTCCCCGGACGGGGCGGCCTCGGCGGAGGCGGCCGGCTGCGGACTCCTGGTGGTCCCCTCCCTGCTCCCGGTCCCCGCCTCCCCGGTACGCACCTTCGCGCACTCCCTGGAATCGGTCACGCCGGCCACCCTGAGGGCCTGCCTGGCAGCGCCCCTGGACGTCTGAGCACGCCGGATTCCCGGCCCGTCCCGGGCTCGGTTCAGTCCGACAGGTCGAGGAGGCGCAGGATGCCCTCCACGTACGCCGCGGACACGGAGCCCGGGGCGCCCGCCGACGCGCGCAGGGACGGAAGGCCCGCGCGGATGTGGGCGGCGCACTGGCCGTACAGGCCGGCCTCGTGCGAGGAGCCGTCGTCCTCGGCGCCGAGCAGCCGCAGCAGGGTCCACAGCAGGGCCTCGCGGGTCGACTGCCGGGGCGGGCCGGCGGAGCACACGGCCATCAGCACCCCGCACACCGCCGGCGCGGGAGCCCGCAGCCGGCCGGTGTGGAAGGCATGGCCCTCCAGCGCGTGGAACGCGGCCGGATGTCCTTCGGCCGCGTCCCACAGCGTGTCGGCGAGATGCCCCGCCGGGCGTCCGCACCCGCACGTGACGGACTCCCAGTCGTGCCGGGCAATCTCCCGGGCGACCGCGTCGGGCACCAGTGGACTGGTGCGGGGCTGCTTCTCCGTCGTTCTCACGGGAGAAGTATGGGATCAGCCGGGCTGCCGGTCCAGCGCGGCCCTCCCCGCGGGGACGGGCGGCCCTCCCCGCACGGCTCGGCGGCCGTGCGGGATGTCAGTGGCCGCGGGATCAGCCGCCGTGCCCCTGGCAGCCGCAGCCCTTCGCCGCACCGCGCGGCAGCCCGTCGGTGAACTCGCTCTGCGAGAAGACGGCGAGCACCGTGGCCGGCTCGCCGCCGTGGTTGGCCAGGGTGACCTCCTTGCCGGCCGGCAGCATCGCGAAGGTGCCCGGGGCCACCGTCTTGGCGCCGCAGCCGCACGAGGCCTCCACCGTCCCCGCGACACCCGTGAGCAGCAGCTCGGAGGCGCCGTGCCCGTGCGCCGGGATGGTGCCGCCGGCCGGCACCTGGATCCGGACGGCGGCGAGCTCGCGGAACGGCCCGCCCTCGGGGTCCAGGCGCAGGGCCGGGCCGGCGGTGGTGTCGAGGGTGGTGTCGATGGTCATGCCGAACATGGTGATGTCCTCTGCGAGTCGGTGTGCGGCCGTGCGGTACCTCCGAATTTAGACGACGCGCATCGGCTCAATACGGGGCGAAACGTCCCGACCCGCCGGGCCCTTCGCCCCGCGCGGTACGGGTCCGCCCGCCGCCGTCCGGGCCCGCTCCCGGCCGTGGCAGGCTGGGGCCGTGAACGAGGCACCGCGCGACACGGCACGCAGGACACCGCTCTACCTGAAGGTCGCCGCGGACCTGCGGACCGCCATCACGGCGGGCGAGTACGGCTCCGGCGCGCGCCTGCCCGCCGAGGACGAACTCGCCCACCGCTACGGCGTGTCCAGGGGTACGGTCCGCCAGGCGCTCACCGCACTGCGCACCGACGGCCTGATCACCTCGAGGCGCGGCACCCGCCGGGTGGTCCTCGGCGGCGGCCCGGCCGGGGCGGCGGGCGTCGCCGAGCTCCGCAGCTTCACCCGGTGGGCCCGCTCGCTCGGGCGGGAGCCGGGCGGGCGGACCGTCGCCGTGGACCGGGGCGCGGCCGACGCCGAGGAGGCGGAGCAGCTGCGGCTCGAAGCGGGCGCCCCCGTCCGCCGGGTCCTTCGGCTGCGCACCCTGTCCGGGGCCCCGGTGATGGTGGAGCGCACCACCTACCCGGAGGCGGTCGGCGCCCTGGTCGCGGCCATGCCGCGGGACACCGTCTCGTACTCCGAGGAACTCGCCCGGCACGGCGTCCTGTTCACCGACGCCCACCACACCATCGACCTGGTGGCGGCGGACGCGGACGACGCGGAGCTGCTGGGCTGCCGGGCCGGCGAGGCGCTGCTGCGCGAGCGGCGCCGCTCCACCGACCCGGCGGGGAACCCGGTGGAGTGGTCGCAGGACCGCTACCTGCCGGGAACCGTGGCCTTCACCGTGCACTCGACGGCCACGAGCGCGCTGGGCCGCCGCCTCGGCCCCTGAGCGGCGGCCCCAGGAGCAGTCCCTACAGCAGGAGCAGCCGCTACAGCAGCAGCCCCTCCAGCAGCGGCCGGAAGTGGCCGAAGTCCGGGGTGGCCCGCTCGGGGTCCTTGGCCTGCTCGTCCCAGCGCCGCACGGCCACCGCGTCGGCCGCACCCGGCAGCGCCTCGAAGGCGCGTACCTGTTCGCCGGTCATCGGGCCGCCCTGCACGCGCAGGGTGTGCACGGACGCCTCGGAGAGCAGGCCGACATAGCCGGGCTCGGTCGCGCACAGGTACCGCTTCGCGGCCACGTGGAGCCGGACCGGCCCGGTCACCTCCGGCCCGAACCACCGGGCCAGCCAGTCCGCCCCCGTGTGGCTGTGCCGGTTGTCCAGCCCGTCCTCCATCAGATCGCGGCCGGTCACGGTCCCGTGGAAGTGCCCGACGTCGTGCAGCAGCGCGGCCGCCACCAGGTGCGCGGGGGCTCCGGCGGCCTCGGCGAGGGCCCCGGCCTGGAGCATGTGCCCGGCCTGGGTGACGGCCTCGCCGAAGTACTCGGCGCTGCCCTCGCCCTCGAAGAGGCGGGCCAGCAGGGCGATGGGGTCGGCATCGATGCCGATGCTGTCTCCGAGTCCGAGTCCGAGTCCGGGTTCGGGGGCGTTCACGCGCGGGCTCCTTCACGGCGCAGGACGGCGAGGGCGGAGAGCAGCCCGTCGATGTCGGCGTAGGCCCCCTGGAGGTGGCGCCCGCCCGATTCGGCGAAGGCGGTACGGGCGTGCAGCAGGCGGGTGTTGTCGAATACCAGGCAGTCGCCGGGCGCGAGCCGGAAGTCGAGCCGCAGCTCGGGCCGTTCCAGCAACTCGGCGAAGAGCCGGTAGGCGGCGTAGAACTCCTCCAGGACCGCCGCCGGCCGGTGCAGGGTGGCGATGGAGCGGTTGTTGAAACGGATCTCGCGCACCTTCCCGAGCGGGTCGACGCCGATCAGCGGCCGGTGGGCCCGCAGTTCGGTGCGGGCGTCGGCGAACACGAACTCCACCGGCACCCGGGTCAGCACCTCGAAGGCCTCCGGCTCCCGCTCGCGCAGCAGCGCTGCGGCGTGGAAGCCGTCGACCAGCCCGGAGTCCCCGCCCCGGGCCTCGTTGCGCAGGCAGTGCAGCAGTTGCAGCGTGGGCACCGGGTCCCGGTACGGGTTGTCGGTGTGCGGGGTGATCCGCGCGCCGGTGAAGGCCAGGTTGTTGGGCTCGGCCTCCACGCGTACCTCGAACAGCTCGCCGTAGTTCGTCTCGCGGACGAAGCCGAAGGTGCGCGCCACGTCGAGCACCATCCGGTCCCGGCACGGCACGTCCCGCAGCAGGGCGAAGCCGAGCCGGACCACGCCGTCCAGGACCCGCTCGCGGACCTCGCGGGAGGAGGTGTAGGCGTCCCAGCCCGCCTCGGGGATCCGCCCGTCCAGGTCCCGGGCCGCCCACAGCTCCTTGTCCGCCTCGGTCCGGCCGTCCCCGGTCAGGCGGTGTCCTGAGCGGCCCTCACCCGCGTCGTCCGGGGCGTGGGCGTCGAGCCAGTCGGCCGCGTAGACGGAGCGGTGGCCGTCCGGCTGCCACACCACCTCCCACCCCGGTCCGCCGCCGGCGCCGGCGGCCGGCACCTCGCGCACCGAGCCGACGGCGAGGCCCCCGGGCAGCTCGGTGATCTGGAAGAGCTTCTGGCCGGTGCGCGGATCACGGCAGTCCGCGCAGGGGCAGTTGTCGCGCAGCCAGGGCGCGGGCAGACGGGTGATCGCCGTCGCGGACATGGGGGCTCCTGTGTCATCGTCCGGGAAAGTTGTATGTACAACTCTCGACGAGCCGCATCGTGGCAGGCCGGGGTGGCCGCCGGATGGCGAACAGGTGACCGGAACCGGATCGCGGGCGCAGCCGTCCATGAGCACATGTGGACGAAGTCGCGGAAGAGACGAAGGGCCGGCGTACTGGCGTGCGCGCTGCTCGCGACCCAGCTGGGCTCGCTGATCAGCCCCGCCTACGCCTGCGGCTGCGGGGCCATGGTCCCGGACGGCGCCTCCCGGATCGGGGTCTCCCGCGAGGCGTCCGTGGTGCGCTGGGACGGCCGGACCGAGCAGATCGCGATGCGCTTCACCGTCGGCGGAGACGCCAAGCGGGCCGCGTGGATCATGCCGGTGCCGGGGCGGGCCACGGTGCGCCTCGGCGACAGCGGGCTGTTCCCGCAGCTGGCGGACCTGACCGGGCCCGAGTACCGGACCCACGGCTACTTCTGGCCGCGCCGGGGCGACTGGCCCTTCACCTCCGACCGGGGTGACCTGGCCGGAGCGCCGCCGCCCGGCGGCCCGGACCCGGGGGTCGGCGTCGTGGGCCGCGAGCGGCTCGGCGACTTCGACGTCGCCCGGCTGACCGCCACCGACCCCGGTGCCCTGCGCGGCTGGCTGGAGGACAACGGCTTCGAACTGCCCGAAGGGCTCTCCACCGAGCTGGAGCCGTACGTGGACCGGCACTGGGAGTACGTCGCCGTCCGCCTCGCCCCCCGCGAGCCGGGCGGGGTCCTGCGGGGCACCCTCGACCCGCTCCTGATCCGCTTCGACAGCGACCGGCTGGTCTACCCGATGCGGCTGTCCAGACTGGCGAAGAGCGCGCAGTCCCTCGGCCTGTACGTGCTGGCCGACCACCGCATGGAGCCCGCCTCCCCGATCGGCGGGAGCGCGCCCGAGGTGACCTTCGCCGGACGGATCACCCCGACGGGCCCGGTCGCCGAATTCGCGGGCACCGCCCCGGTGTTCCTGACGGCGATCGACCAGAGCTTCCCCGTCCCGTCCCGCATCGACGCCGACCACGAACTGCGCGCCACCGCCGCGGACACCGCGTACCGGCGGGTGGAGTACCGCGACGAACTGCGCCCGGCGGCCGGCGTCCCGGTCTGGATGCTGACCGTCGCCGGCGTGCGCGTGGCGGCGGCCCTGGGAGTGCTGGGGCTGCTCCGGCGCCGCCGGACGCCGCGGGCGCGCCCGCGCGGCTGAGCGCGAGCGCCGCCCCGGTGCCGTGCCCGGACAAGGCCCGGGCCGGGCCGGGCCTGGAGTCAAGCCCGGGCCGGGCTCGCGCCGGGCCCGGGCCCGGGCCCGCGGCCGGGGCCGTCACCGGGCGGCGGGTACCCGCTCCGACGCGTGCCGGCGGCCGGGCGCGCGCCGTGCCTCCCGGGCCAGTGCCGGGGCGCAGAGCCACCATGCCAGCAGCCCGGCCCCCGCACCGGCCGCAGCGCCTGCGGCGGTGTCGCTGAGCCAGTGCGCGTGCAGCCAGGTGCGGCTCCACATCATCGCCAGCGTGAAGACGGCGCCGCCGACCCACCAGGCCCGGCGCCGGGCGGCCGGGACGAGGAGCGCCCCGACGATGACCACGAGGAGCGCCGCGCCGGCCGCGTGCCCGGAGGGGAAGGAGCCGTGGTCGACCCGGACCAGCGGGTTGGCCGGGCGCGGCCGGTCCACCAGGTGCTTGAGCCCCTGGATCACGAGCATGTTGCCCGCCATGTAGACGCCGAAGAGGAACCCCGCCGACACCCACCGGCGCCGGATGAGCAGGAAGGCCAGCAGGGCGAGCGGCACGACGGATCCCGCCGGGCCGCCGAACAGGTTCAGGACCGTCGCGACCGCCGAGTAGAGCCCCTCGTGCGGCCCGCCCATCCACGCGTGCCAGCGCTCGTCCAACCCCTGGAAGGGCGGACGGAGCACGTCCCGCCGGACGACGAGCGCCAGTACGGCGGCGACCCCGAGCAGTGCGGCTCCGAGGGCGAGCATGCCGGTGCGCCGGCCGCCGCCGTCTGCTTCGGCCGTGGCCGTGGCCCTGGCTGCGTCCGTGGACACGTCCGTGGACGCGGGCACGTCGGGTCTGGTGGGCGGGGTGGCGGGGATCGTGGACATGGCTGCGCCTCTCGCGGTTCTGGGAGGTGGGTTGCGGGAGGGGCTGGCGCGCTCCTCTTGCCGCGTGCGGGACCTTTGCCATACTTACGTTGCCGTAGGTTACGCGTCCGTAGAAAGTGTGGCCGGGCGGCGCGCCTGCCGACTCCTTCACCCTCAGGGGACCTCTATGACCATCAGTCCCGACGTGATCGAGGACGCCTCGGCGTCTTCCGGCGCGTCCGTGCCGTCCGCGACCCTGGGCGGTGAGAGCAAGCGGTCCGTCGAGCAGATCGCGCTGCTGCTGTTCATCACCGTCCCCTTCCTGGCACTGCTCGCGGTCGTTCCGCTGGCCTGGGGGTGGGGGGTGAGCTGGCTGGACGTGGGCCTGATGGTGTTCATGTACTTCCTGGCCTGCCACGGCATCACGATCGGTTTCCACCGCTACTTCACGCACGGTTCCTTCAAGGCGAAGCGGCCGCTGCGGATCGTGCTGGCGGTCATGGGGTCGATGGCGGTGGAGGGTCCGCTGGTGCGCTGGGTGGCCGATCACCGCAAGCACCACAAGTACTCGGACCACGAGGGCGACCCGCATTCGCCGTGGCGGTTCGGGGAGACGCTGCCGGCGCTGATGAAGGGCCTGTGGTGGGCCCACATCGGGTGGCTGTTCGACGAGGAGCAGACCGATCAGCAGAAGTACGCCCCGGACCTGATCAAGGATCCGGCGATCCGGCGGATCTCGCGGGACTTCGTCTTCTGGACGATGTTCTCCCTGGCGATCCCGCCGGTCGTGGGCGGTCTGGTGACGATGTCCTGGTGGGGGGCGTTCACGGCGTTCTTCTGGGGTTCGCTGGTGCGGGTCGCGCTGCTGCACCACGTGACGTGGTCGATCAACTCGATCTGCCACGCGGTGGGCAAGCGGCCGTTCAAGTCGCGTGACCGCAGCGGCAACGTGTGGTGGCTGGCGGTGCTCTCGTGCGGGGAGTCCTGGCACAACCTGCACCACGCCGATCCGACGTCGGCGCGCCATGGGGTGCTGCGCGGCCAGGTCGACTCCAGTGCCCGGCTGATCCGCTGGTTCGAGCAGCTGGGATGGGCGTCCGACGTGCGCTGGCCGTCCGAGGCCCGCCTCGACGCCCGGCGCAAGGAAGAAGCGTCGAACGCGGCATGATGGGGGGTGTGGCGATCGACGGCAGCAGTTCCAGCAGCGACAAGCCCAGGCGCGGCCGCCGGGTCCGGATGACGGGCGCCGAGCGGCGCCAGCAACTGCTGGACATCGGCCGCATCCTGTTCGCCGAGAAGGGCTTCGAGGGCACGTCGGTGGAGGAGATCGCGGCGAAGGCCGGGGTTTCCAAGCCGGTGGTGTACGAGCACTTCGGCGGCAAGGAGGGTCTGTACGCGGTCGTCGTCGACCGGGAGATGCGCCAGCTGCTGGACGGGGTGACGGGCGCGCTGACGGCCGGCCATCCGCGGGAGCTGCTGGAGCAGGCGGCGTTCGCGCTGCTGGACTACATCGAGAACTACACCGACGGGTTCCGGATCCTGGTGCGGGATTCGCCGGTGGCCCAGTCGACGGGCACCTTCGCCTCGCTGATCAGTGACATCGCCACGCAGGTCGAGGACATCCTGGGGCTGGAGTTCAAGGCCCGCGGCTTCGATCCGAAGCTGGCGCCGCTCTACGCGCAGGCGCTGGTGGGCATGGTGGCGCTGACCGGGCAGTGGTGGCTGGAGACGCGCCGGCCGAAGAAGGCGGAGGTGGCAGCGCACCTGGTGAACCTGGCCTGGCACGGGCTGGAGAACCTGGAGGCGAAGCCGAGGCTGGTGGGCCACCGCAAGAGCTGAGCACGCCCGTACGGGTCCCGTACGGGCGCGAGGTGCGACGGCGCCCCGTCACCGGATCTCCGGCGGCGGGGCGCCGTCGCGCGTACGGCAGCCCTCAGCCCAGGGGGGCCTGCGGGCTGTGCTCTTCCGGGCCGCGCTGCTCCAGGCCGTGCCGCTACGAGCTGCGCGGCTCCGAGCTGTGCTGCTCCACGCTGTGCTGCTCCAAAAACTCGAGCCGGTTGCCGACGGGGTCCTCGGAGTAGAAGCGGCGGTGCCCCGGCAGGTCGTCGTCCCAGACGACCTCGGCGCCCCGCTCCTCCAGTCTGCTCGCGTAGGCCTCGATGGCGGTGACCCTGAGCCCGGGGTGTGCCTTGCGGGCGGGGCGGAAGTCCTCCTCGACGCCGAGGTGGAGCTGGACGGGCCCGGCGGCGAACCAGCAGCCGCCGCGCGCCGCGAGCACCGGCGGCTTGGGGATCTCGGTCATGCCGAGGACGCCGGCGTAGTAGGCGCGGAGAAGGTCCTCCGCGCCGGGCGGCGCGGCGAGCTGGACGTGGTCGACTGCGGCGAGCATGGTCAGGACTCCTTGCGGGCGACGGCGAAGATGCGGCGGAACGGGAAGACGGTGCCGCGGGGTCCCGGCGGGTAGGCCTCGCGCAGCAGGGTGCGGTATTCGGTGAGGAAGGCGGCCTCGGCTTCGTGGTCGTCGCCCAGCGCGGTGAGGACGGGCCGCAGGGCGGTGCCCTTGACCCAGTCCAGGACGGGGTCGGGGCCTTCGAGGAGCTGGTGGTAGGTGGTCTCCCAGACGTCGGCGGCGCAGCCTAGCTCGGTGAACCGTTCCAGGTAGCCGCCGGGTTCGAGCATGTGGATGTAGCGGGCCCCGTGTCCGGCGAGCCGGGCCCGCCAGCGGGGGGCGTCGCACAGGTCGGCGAGGATCCGGTGGCTGGGGGCGCCGAAGTTGCCGGGGATCTGGAAGGCGAAGGTGCCGCCGGGGCGCAGTCCGTTGATCCAGGGGGCGAAGGAGGCCGCGTGGCCGGGGACCCACTGCAAGGCGGCGTTGGAGACGATCAGGTCGTAGGGCTCTTCGGGGAGCCAGTCGGCGAGGTCGGCGCGGTGGAAGTCGAGGAGGCCGCCGCCTTCGGTGGGTCCGGCGTGCTCGGCGCTCGCGCGGTGGAGCATTTCCGGGGAGAGGTCGTATCCGGTGATGCGGGCCTCGGGCCAGCGTTCGGTGAGCAGGGCGGTGACGTTGCCGGGACCGCAGCCGAGGTCGGCGATGCGGGCGGGCTTGGTGGGGAGCTCGGCTATGCGGCCGAGGAGGTCGAGGAAGGGCCGGGCCCGGTGGCCGGCGTGCCGGAGGTACTGCTGCGGGTCCCAGGTGGGGGCGGCCGGCGCGGTGGGGGCGGCGGCTGCCGGTGCGGGGTTCGACGCCGGAATCCTGGCCGACGCGGTATCGGAATGCATGTTCGGGCCTCCTTGCGGGCGGTGCGGTCGGAAGCGGAAGCTGCTCCGGCCCCCTCCATGCCCCCATGGTGCGCAATATATATCTCGACATCAAGATACACGAGATCGAGATACTCGGTTTGAAGAGACTTCACGTCGACAGACCCTTTACACTGATCGGCATGGAGGACGAGGTCGACCGACTGGTTGCGGCATGGCGGCGGGAACGCCCTGACCTCGACGTGGAACCGCTCGAGGTGCTCAGCCGCGTCAGCAGGCTCGCGCGCCACCTCGACCGGGCCCGCAGGCTGGCCTTCTCCGAGCACGGCCTGGAGCCGTGGGAGTTCGATGTCCTGACCTCGCTCAGGCGGGCCGGCGCGCCCTACCAGCTCTCCCCCGGGCAGTTGCTGACGCAGACTCTGGTCACCTCCGGCACCATGACCAACCGGATCGACCGGCTCGCCAAGAAGGGCCTCGTCGAGCGGCTGCCGGACCCCAACGACCGGCGCGGGGTCCTGGTCCGCCTCACTCCCGAGGGCCGCGACCGCGCCGACCAGGCGCTCGCCGGGCTGCTGGCCCAGGAACGGGCGATCCTGGCCCAGCTCTCGCGCACCCAGCGCGGCGATCTCGCGGCGCTGCTACGCCAGTTGACCGCTCCGTTCGACAACGTCCCCGGCTAGTCCGGACCCTGGCAGCCCGGACCCTGGCAGCCCGGGTCCCGACAGTCCGGCCCCCGGCAGTCCCGGCAGTCCCGGCAGGTCCGCGGGGCGTACGCCGGCCCGCCGGGCCAGGGCGACGGCCGCGAGCGTGGAGTGCACCCCGAGCTTGCCCAGCACGTTCTGCATGTGGGTGCGGACGGTGTGCGGGGAGAGGAACAGCCGCGCGGCCACGTCCTTGCGGCCCAGCCCCGCCACCATGCAGCGCAGCACCTCGTGCTCGCGGGGCGTGAGGGACTCCACGAGCCGCTCGCTGTCCGTACGGTGCTTGCGGGCGGCGGTCAGCTCCCGGAGGACTCCGGTGAGCAGCGCGGGCGGAAGGTGCGTCTCCTCGCGCAGGACTCCGCGCACGACGGCCAGCAGCCGCGAGAGGGAGCAATCCTTCGCCACCCACCCGGAGGCCCCCGCCTGGAGCGCGAGGGCGGCCCGGCGCGGATCGTCGCGCTCGGCG harbors:
- a CDS encoding trans-aconitate 2-methyltransferase, which codes for MHSDTASARIPASNPAPAAAAPTAPAAPTWDPQQYLRHAGHRARPFLDLLGRIAELPTKPARIADLGCGPGNVTALLTERWPEARITGYDLSPEMLHRASAEHAGPTEGGGLLDFHRADLADWLPEEPYDLIVSNAALQWVPGHAASFAPWINGLRPGGTFAFQIPGNFGAPSHRILADLCDAPRWRARLAGHGARYIHMLEPGGYLERFTELGCAADVWETTYHQLLEGPDPVLDWVKGTALRPVLTALGDDHEAEAAFLTEYRTLLREAYPPGPRGTVFPFRRIFAVARKES
- a CDS encoding MarR family transcriptional regulator, with translation MEDEVDRLVAAWRRERPDLDVEPLEVLSRVSRLARHLDRARRLAFSEHGLEPWEFDVLTSLRRAGAPYQLSPGQLLTQTLVTSGTMTNRIDRLAKKGLVERLPDPNDRRGVLVRLTPEGRDRADQALAGLLAQERAILAQLSRTQRGDLAALLRQLTAPFDNVPG
- a CDS encoding response regulator transcription factor, with the translated sequence MVRIRVLVVDDHRIFAESLAAALAAEPDVDVSAAGSGPAALRCLERGAAEGRRFDVLLVDADLAAVAGAVPAQREPAAAPPATADGIALVAGVRVSHPGVRTVVLAERDDPRRAALALQAGASGWVAKDCSLSRLLAVVRGVLREETHLPPALLTGVLRELTAARKHRTDSERLVESLTPREHEVLRCMVAGLGRKDVAARLFLSPHTVRTHMQNVLGKLGVHSTLAAVALARRAGVRPADLPGLPGLPGAGLSGPGLPGSGLPGSGLAGDVVERSGQLA